A portion of the Gorilla gorilla gorilla isolate KB3781 chromosome X, NHGRI_mGorGor1-v2.1_pri, whole genome shotgun sequence genome contains these proteins:
- the SLC38A5 gene encoding sodium-coupled neutral amino acid transporter 5 isoform X1 has translation MELQDPKMNGALPSDAVGYRQEREGFLPSRGPAPGSKPVQFMDFEGKTSFGMSVFNLSNAIMGSGILGLAYAMAHTGVIFFLALLLCIALLSSYSIHLLLTCAGIAAMSSYLFIIKSELPLVIGTFLYMDPEGDWFLKGNLLIIIVSVLIILPLALMKHLGYLGYTSGLSLTCMLFFLVSVIYKKFQLGCAIGRNETAMESEALVGLPSQGLNSSCEAQMFTVDSQMSYTVPIMAFAFVCHPEVLPIYTELCRPSKRRMQAVANVSIGAMFCMYGLTATFGYLTFYSSVKAEMLHMYSQKDPLILCVRLAVLLAVTLTVPVVLFPIRRALQQLLFPGKAFSWPRHVAIALILLVLVNVLVICVPTIRDIFGVIGSTSAPSLIFILPSIFYLRIVPSEVEPFLSWPKIQGCQAWIMALIPTPTPWEEEEEEEEEEEEEEEEEEEEEEEARSWWSLCLAQSSLPPPG, from the exons ATGGAACTGCAGGATCCAAAGATGAATGGAGCCCTCCCTTCGGATGCTGTGGG CTACAGGCAAGAACGTGAGGGCTTCCTGCCCAGTCGTGGTCCTGCTCCTGGGAGCAAGCCGGTCCAGTTCATGGAT TTCGAGGGGAAGACATCGTTTGGAATGTCAGTGTTCAACCTCAGCAACGCCATCATGGGCAGCGGCATCCTGGGGCTGGCCTATGCTATGGCCCACACGGGGGTCATCTTCTTCCT GGCCCTGCTGCTGTGCATTGCGCTTCTATCGTCCTACTCCATCCACCTCCTGCTGACCTGTGCTGGTATTGCAG CCATGTCCAGTTACCTGTTCATCATCAAATCTGAGCTCCCCCTGGTTATCGGCACCTTCCTGTACATGGACCCCGAGGG GGACTGGTTCTTGAAGGGAAACCTCCTCATCATCATTGTCAGTGTGTTAATCATCCTGCCCCTGGCCCTCATGAAACACTTGG GCTACCTGGGGTACACCAGTGGTCTCTCTCTGACCTGCATGCTGTTTTTCCTTGTTTCG GTCATCTACAAGAAGTTCCAACTTGGCTGTGCTATAGGCCGCAATGAAACAGCAATGGAGAGTGAAGCTCTCGTGGGACTCCCCAGCCAAGGACTCAACAGCAGCTGTGAGGCCCAGATGTTCACAGTTGACTCACAG ATGTCCTACACAGTGCCCATTATGGCTTTTGCTTTTGTCTGCCACCCTGAGGTGCTGCCCATCTATACGGAGCTCTGCCG GCCCTCCAAGCGCAGGATGCAGGCCGTGGCCAACGTGTCCATTGGGGCCATGTTCTGCATGTatgggctcacagcaacctttgGATACCTCACCTTCTACA GCAGTGTGAAGGCGGAGATGCTGCACATGTACAGCCAGAAGGACCCGCTCATCCTCTGTGTGCGCCTGGCCGTGCTGCTCGCAGTGACCCTCACTGTGCCAGTCGTGCTGTTCCCT ATCCGCCGGGCCCTGCAGCAGCTGCTTTTCCCAGGCAAGGCCTTCAGCTGGCCACGACATGTGGCCATAGCTCTGATCCTGCTTGTTTTGGTCAATGTCCTTGTCATCTGTGTGCCAACCATCCGGGATATCTTTGGAGTTATCG ggtccacctcagcccccagcctCATCTTCATCCTCCCCAGCATCTTCTACCTCCGCATCGTACCCTCTGAGGTGGAGCCTTTCTTATCCTGGCCCAAGATCCAG GGATGCCAAGCTTGGATCATGGCCCTAATCCCAACCCCAACCccatgggaggaggaggaggaggaggaagaagaggaggaggaggaggaggaggaggaggaggaggaggaggaggaggccaggTCCTGGTGGAGCCTTTGCCTAGCCCAGtcctctctgcctcctcctggcTGA
- the SLC38A5 gene encoding sodium-coupled neutral amino acid transporter 5 isoform X2 — MARETAMELQDPKMNGALPSDAVGYRQEREGFLPSRGPAPGSKPVQFMDFEGKTSFGMSVFNLSNAIMGSGILGLAYAMAHTGVIFFLALLLCIALLSSYSIHLLLTCAGIAGIRAYEQLGQRAFGPAGKVVVATVICLHNVGAMSSYLFIIKSELPLVIGTFLYMDPEGDWFLKGNLLIIIVSVLIILPLALMKHLGYLGYTSGLSLTCMLFFLVSVIYKKFQLGCAIGRNETAMESEALVGLPSQGLNSSCEAQMFTVDSQMSYTVPIMAFAFVCHPEVLPIYTELCRPSKRRMQAVANVSIGAMFCMYGLTATFGYLTFYSSVKAEMLHMYSQKDPLILCVRLAVLLAVTLTVPVVLFPIRRALQQLLFPGKAFSWPRHVAIALILLVLVNVLVICVPTIRDIFGVIGSTSAPSLIFILPSIFYLRIVPSEVEPFLSWPKIQGCQAWIMALIPTPTPWEEEEEEEEEEEEEEEEEEEEEEEARSWWSLCLAQSSLPPPG, encoded by the exons ATGGCAAGAGAGACAGC GATGGAACTGCAGGATCCAAAGATGAATGGAGCCCTCCCTTCGGATGCTGTGGG CTACAGGCAAGAACGTGAGGGCTTCCTGCCCAGTCGTGGTCCTGCTCCTGGGAGCAAGCCGGTCCAGTTCATGGAT TTCGAGGGGAAGACATCGTTTGGAATGTCAGTGTTCAACCTCAGCAACGCCATCATGGGCAGCGGCATCCTGGGGCTGGCCTATGCTATGGCCCACACGGGGGTCATCTTCTTCCT GGCCCTGCTGCTGTGCATTGCGCTTCTATCGTCCTACTCCATCCACCTCCTGCTGACCTGTGCTGGTATTGCAG GCATCCGAGCCTATGAGCAGCTGGGACAGAGGGCATTCGGGCCTGCGGGGAAGGTAGTGGTGGCCACAGTCATCTGTCTGCACAATGTTGGGG CCATGTCCAGTTACCTGTTCATCATCAAATCTGAGCTCCCCCTGGTTATCGGCACCTTCCTGTACATGGACCCCGAGGG GGACTGGTTCTTGAAGGGAAACCTCCTCATCATCATTGTCAGTGTGTTAATCATCCTGCCCCTGGCCCTCATGAAACACTTGG GCTACCTGGGGTACACCAGTGGTCTCTCTCTGACCTGCATGCTGTTTTTCCTTGTTTCG GTCATCTACAAGAAGTTCCAACTTGGCTGTGCTATAGGCCGCAATGAAACAGCAATGGAGAGTGAAGCTCTCGTGGGACTCCCCAGCCAAGGACTCAACAGCAGCTGTGAGGCCCAGATGTTCACAGTTGACTCACAG ATGTCCTACACAGTGCCCATTATGGCTTTTGCTTTTGTCTGCCACCCTGAGGTGCTGCCCATCTATACGGAGCTCTGCCG GCCCTCCAAGCGCAGGATGCAGGCCGTGGCCAACGTGTCCATTGGGGCCATGTTCTGCATGTatgggctcacagcaacctttgGATACCTCACCTTCTACA GCAGTGTGAAGGCGGAGATGCTGCACATGTACAGCCAGAAGGACCCGCTCATCCTCTGTGTGCGCCTGGCCGTGCTGCTCGCAGTGACCCTCACTGTGCCAGTCGTGCTGTTCCCT ATCCGCCGGGCCCTGCAGCAGCTGCTTTTCCCAGGCAAGGCCTTCAGCTGGCCACGACATGTGGCCATAGCTCTGATCCTGCTTGTTTTGGTCAATGTCCTTGTCATCTGTGTGCCAACCATCCGGGATATCTTTGGAGTTATCG ggtccacctcagcccccagcctCATCTTCATCCTCCCCAGCATCTTCTACCTCCGCATCGTACCCTCTGAGGTGGAGCCTTTCTTATCCTGGCCCAAGATCCAG GGATGCCAAGCTTGGATCATGGCCCTAATCCCAACCCCAACCccatgggaggaggaggaggaggaggaagaagaggaggaggaggaggaggaggaggaggaggaggaggaggaggaggccaggTCCTGGTGGAGCCTTTGCCTAGCCCAGtcctctctgcctcctcctggcTGA
- the SLC38A5 gene encoding sodium-coupled neutral amino acid transporter 5 isoform X3: MELQDPKMNGALPSDAVGYRQEREGFLPSRGPAPGSKPVQFMDFEGKTSFGMSVFNLSNAIMGSGILGLAYAMAHTGVIFFLALLLCIALLSSYSIHLLLTCAGIAGIRAYEQLGQRAFGPAGKVVVATVICLHNVGAMSSYLFIIKSELPLVIGTFLYMDPEGDWFLKGNLLIIIVSVLIILPLALMKHLGYLGYTSGLSLTCMLFFLVSVIYKKFQLGCAIGRNETAMESEALVGLPSQGLNSSCEAQMFTVDSQMSYTVPIMAFAFVCHPEVLPIYTELCRPSKRRMQAVANVSIGAMFCMYGLTATFGYLTFYSSVKAEMLHMYSQKDPLILCVRLAVLLAVTLTVPVVLFPIRRALQQLLFPGKAFSWPRHVAIALILLVLVNVLVICVPTIRDIFGVIGSTSAPSLIFILPSIFYLRIVPSEVEPFLSWPKIQGCQAWIMALIPTPTPWEEEEEEEEEEEEEEEEEEEEEEEARSWWSLCLAQSSLPPPG; encoded by the exons ATGGAACTGCAGGATCCAAAGATGAATGGAGCCCTCCCTTCGGATGCTGTGGG CTACAGGCAAGAACGTGAGGGCTTCCTGCCCAGTCGTGGTCCTGCTCCTGGGAGCAAGCCGGTCCAGTTCATGGAT TTCGAGGGGAAGACATCGTTTGGAATGTCAGTGTTCAACCTCAGCAACGCCATCATGGGCAGCGGCATCCTGGGGCTGGCCTATGCTATGGCCCACACGGGGGTCATCTTCTTCCT GGCCCTGCTGCTGTGCATTGCGCTTCTATCGTCCTACTCCATCCACCTCCTGCTGACCTGTGCTGGTATTGCAG GCATCCGAGCCTATGAGCAGCTGGGACAGAGGGCATTCGGGCCTGCGGGGAAGGTAGTGGTGGCCACAGTCATCTGTCTGCACAATGTTGGGG CCATGTCCAGTTACCTGTTCATCATCAAATCTGAGCTCCCCCTGGTTATCGGCACCTTCCTGTACATGGACCCCGAGGG GGACTGGTTCTTGAAGGGAAACCTCCTCATCATCATTGTCAGTGTGTTAATCATCCTGCCCCTGGCCCTCATGAAACACTTGG GCTACCTGGGGTACACCAGTGGTCTCTCTCTGACCTGCATGCTGTTTTTCCTTGTTTCG GTCATCTACAAGAAGTTCCAACTTGGCTGTGCTATAGGCCGCAATGAAACAGCAATGGAGAGTGAAGCTCTCGTGGGACTCCCCAGCCAAGGACTCAACAGCAGCTGTGAGGCCCAGATGTTCACAGTTGACTCACAG ATGTCCTACACAGTGCCCATTATGGCTTTTGCTTTTGTCTGCCACCCTGAGGTGCTGCCCATCTATACGGAGCTCTGCCG GCCCTCCAAGCGCAGGATGCAGGCCGTGGCCAACGTGTCCATTGGGGCCATGTTCTGCATGTatgggctcacagcaacctttgGATACCTCACCTTCTACA GCAGTGTGAAGGCGGAGATGCTGCACATGTACAGCCAGAAGGACCCGCTCATCCTCTGTGTGCGCCTGGCCGTGCTGCTCGCAGTGACCCTCACTGTGCCAGTCGTGCTGTTCCCT ATCCGCCGGGCCCTGCAGCAGCTGCTTTTCCCAGGCAAGGCCTTCAGCTGGCCACGACATGTGGCCATAGCTCTGATCCTGCTTGTTTTGGTCAATGTCCTTGTCATCTGTGTGCCAACCATCCGGGATATCTTTGGAGTTATCG ggtccacctcagcccccagcctCATCTTCATCCTCCCCAGCATCTTCTACCTCCGCATCGTACCCTCTGAGGTGGAGCCTTTCTTATCCTGGCCCAAGATCCAG GGATGCCAAGCTTGGATCATGGCCCTAATCCCAACCCCAACCccatgggaggaggaggaggaggaggaagaagaggaggaggaggaggaggaggaggaggaggaggaggaggaggaggccaggTCCTGGTGGAGCCTTTGCCTAGCCCAGtcctctctgcctcctcctggcTGA
- the SLC38A5 gene encoding sodium-coupled neutral amino acid transporter 5 isoform X6, whose product MARETAMELQDPKMNGALPSDAVGYRQEREGFLPSRGPAPGSKPVQFMDFEGKTSFGMSVFNLSNAIMGSGILGLAYAMAHTGVIFFLALLLCIALLSSYSIHLLLTCAGIAAMSSYLFIIKSELPLVIGTFLYMDPEGDWFLKGNLLIIIVSVLIILPLALMKHLGYLGYTSGLSLTCMLFFLVSVIYKKFQLGCAIGRNETAMESEALVGLPSQGLNSSCEAQMFTVDSQMSYTVPIMAFAFVCHPEVLPIYTELCRPSKRRMQAVANVSIGAMFCMYGLTATFGYLTFYSSVKAEMLHMYSQKDPLILCVRLAVLLAVTLTVPVVLFPIRRALQQLLFPGKAFSWPRHVAIALILLVLVNVLVICVPTIRDIFGVIGSTSAPSLIFILPSIFYLRIVPSEVEPFLSWPKIQALCFGVLGVLFMAVSLGFMFANWATGQSRMSGH is encoded by the exons ATGGCAAGAGAGACAGC GATGGAACTGCAGGATCCAAAGATGAATGGAGCCCTCCCTTCGGATGCTGTGGG CTACAGGCAAGAACGTGAGGGCTTCCTGCCCAGTCGTGGTCCTGCTCCTGGGAGCAAGCCGGTCCAGTTCATGGAT TTCGAGGGGAAGACATCGTTTGGAATGTCAGTGTTCAACCTCAGCAACGCCATCATGGGCAGCGGCATCCTGGGGCTGGCCTATGCTATGGCCCACACGGGGGTCATCTTCTTCCT GGCCCTGCTGCTGTGCATTGCGCTTCTATCGTCCTACTCCATCCACCTCCTGCTGACCTGTGCTGGTATTGCAG CCATGTCCAGTTACCTGTTCATCATCAAATCTGAGCTCCCCCTGGTTATCGGCACCTTCCTGTACATGGACCCCGAGGG GGACTGGTTCTTGAAGGGAAACCTCCTCATCATCATTGTCAGTGTGTTAATCATCCTGCCCCTGGCCCTCATGAAACACTTGG GCTACCTGGGGTACACCAGTGGTCTCTCTCTGACCTGCATGCTGTTTTTCCTTGTTTCG GTCATCTACAAGAAGTTCCAACTTGGCTGTGCTATAGGCCGCAATGAAACAGCAATGGAGAGTGAAGCTCTCGTGGGACTCCCCAGCCAAGGACTCAACAGCAGCTGTGAGGCCCAGATGTTCACAGTTGACTCACAG ATGTCCTACACAGTGCCCATTATGGCTTTTGCTTTTGTCTGCCACCCTGAGGTGCTGCCCATCTATACGGAGCTCTGCCG GCCCTCCAAGCGCAGGATGCAGGCCGTGGCCAACGTGTCCATTGGGGCCATGTTCTGCATGTatgggctcacagcaacctttgGATACCTCACCTTCTACA GCAGTGTGAAGGCGGAGATGCTGCACATGTACAGCCAGAAGGACCCGCTCATCCTCTGTGTGCGCCTGGCCGTGCTGCTCGCAGTGACCCTCACTGTGCCAGTCGTGCTGTTCCCT ATCCGCCGGGCCCTGCAGCAGCTGCTTTTCCCAGGCAAGGCCTTCAGCTGGCCACGACATGTGGCCATAGCTCTGATCCTGCTTGTTTTGGTCAATGTCCTTGTCATCTGTGTGCCAACCATCCGGGATATCTTTGGAGTTATCG ggtccacctcagcccccagcctCATCTTCATCCTCCCCAGCATCTTCTACCTCCGCATCGTACCCTCTGAGGTGGAGCCTTTCTTATCCTGGCCCAAGATCCAG GCCCTGTGCTTTGGAGTCCTGGGAGTCCTCTTCATGGCCGTCAGTCTAGGCTTTATGTTTGCCAACTGGGCCACAGGCCAGAGCCGCATGTCTGGACACTGA
- the SLC38A5 gene encoding sodium-coupled neutral amino acid transporter 5 isoform X5, with product MELQDPKMNGALPSDAVGYRQEREGFLPSRGPAPGSKPVQFMDFEGKTSFGMSVFNLSNAIMGSGILGLAYAMAHTGVIFFLALLLCIALLSSYSIHLLLTCAGIAGIRAYEQLGQRAFGPAGKVVVATVICLHNVGAMSSYLFIIKSELPLVIGTFLYMDPEGDWFLKGNLLIIIVSVLIILPLALMKHLGYLGYTSGLSLTCMLFFLVSVIYKKFQLGCAIGRNETAMESEALVGLPSQGLNSSCEAQMFTVDSQMSYTVPIMAFAFVCHPEVLPIYTELCRPSKRRMQAVANVSIGAMFCMYGLTATFGYLTFYSSVKAEMLHMYSQKDPLILCVRLAVLLAVTLTVPVVLFPIRRALQQLLFPGKAFSWPRHVAIALILLVLVNVLVICVPTIRDIFGVIGSTSAPSLIFILPSIFYLRIVPSEVEPFLSWPKIQALCFGVLGVLFMAVSLGFMFANWATGQSRMSGH from the exons ATGGAACTGCAGGATCCAAAGATGAATGGAGCCCTCCCTTCGGATGCTGTGGG CTACAGGCAAGAACGTGAGGGCTTCCTGCCCAGTCGTGGTCCTGCTCCTGGGAGCAAGCCGGTCCAGTTCATGGAT TTCGAGGGGAAGACATCGTTTGGAATGTCAGTGTTCAACCTCAGCAACGCCATCATGGGCAGCGGCATCCTGGGGCTGGCCTATGCTATGGCCCACACGGGGGTCATCTTCTTCCT GGCCCTGCTGCTGTGCATTGCGCTTCTATCGTCCTACTCCATCCACCTCCTGCTGACCTGTGCTGGTATTGCAG GCATCCGAGCCTATGAGCAGCTGGGACAGAGGGCATTCGGGCCTGCGGGGAAGGTAGTGGTGGCCACAGTCATCTGTCTGCACAATGTTGGGG CCATGTCCAGTTACCTGTTCATCATCAAATCTGAGCTCCCCCTGGTTATCGGCACCTTCCTGTACATGGACCCCGAGGG GGACTGGTTCTTGAAGGGAAACCTCCTCATCATCATTGTCAGTGTGTTAATCATCCTGCCCCTGGCCCTCATGAAACACTTGG GCTACCTGGGGTACACCAGTGGTCTCTCTCTGACCTGCATGCTGTTTTTCCTTGTTTCG GTCATCTACAAGAAGTTCCAACTTGGCTGTGCTATAGGCCGCAATGAAACAGCAATGGAGAGTGAAGCTCTCGTGGGACTCCCCAGCCAAGGACTCAACAGCAGCTGTGAGGCCCAGATGTTCACAGTTGACTCACAG ATGTCCTACACAGTGCCCATTATGGCTTTTGCTTTTGTCTGCCACCCTGAGGTGCTGCCCATCTATACGGAGCTCTGCCG GCCCTCCAAGCGCAGGATGCAGGCCGTGGCCAACGTGTCCATTGGGGCCATGTTCTGCATGTatgggctcacagcaacctttgGATACCTCACCTTCTACA GCAGTGTGAAGGCGGAGATGCTGCACATGTACAGCCAGAAGGACCCGCTCATCCTCTGTGTGCGCCTGGCCGTGCTGCTCGCAGTGACCCTCACTGTGCCAGTCGTGCTGTTCCCT ATCCGCCGGGCCCTGCAGCAGCTGCTTTTCCCAGGCAAGGCCTTCAGCTGGCCACGACATGTGGCCATAGCTCTGATCCTGCTTGTTTTGGTCAATGTCCTTGTCATCTGTGTGCCAACCATCCGGGATATCTTTGGAGTTATCG ggtccacctcagcccccagcctCATCTTCATCCTCCCCAGCATCTTCTACCTCCGCATCGTACCCTCTGAGGTGGAGCCTTTCTTATCCTGGCCCAAGATCCAG GCCCTGTGCTTTGGAGTCCTGGGAGTCCTCTTCATGGCCGTCAGTCTAGGCTTTATGTTTGCCAACTGGGCCACAGGCCAGAGCCGCATGTCTGGACACTGA
- the SLC38A5 gene encoding sodium-coupled neutral amino acid transporter 5 isoform X4, with product MARETAMELQDPKMNGALPSDAVGYRQEREGFLPSRGPAPGSKPVQFMDFEGKTSFGMSVFNLSNAIMGSGILGLAYAMAHTGVIFFLALLLCIALLSSYSIHLLLTCAGIAGIRAYEQLGQRAFGPAGKVVVATVICLHNVGAMSSYLFIIKSELPLVIGTFLYMDPEGDWFLKGNLLIIIVSVLIILPLALMKHLGYLGYTSGLSLTCMLFFLVSVIYKKFQLGCAIGRNETAMESEALVGLPSQGLNSSCEAQMFTVDSQMSYTVPIMAFAFVCHPEVLPIYTELCRPSKRRMQAVANVSIGAMFCMYGLTATFGYLTFYSSVKAEMLHMYSQKDPLILCVRLAVLLAVTLTVPVVLFPIRRALQQLLFPGKAFSWPRHVAIALILLVLVNVLVICVPTIRDIFGVIGSTSAPSLIFILPSIFYLRIVPSEVEPFLSWPKIQALCFGVLGVLFMAVSLGFMFANWATGQSRMSGH from the exons ATGGCAAGAGAGACAGC GATGGAACTGCAGGATCCAAAGATGAATGGAGCCCTCCCTTCGGATGCTGTGGG CTACAGGCAAGAACGTGAGGGCTTCCTGCCCAGTCGTGGTCCTGCTCCTGGGAGCAAGCCGGTCCAGTTCATGGAT TTCGAGGGGAAGACATCGTTTGGAATGTCAGTGTTCAACCTCAGCAACGCCATCATGGGCAGCGGCATCCTGGGGCTGGCCTATGCTATGGCCCACACGGGGGTCATCTTCTTCCT GGCCCTGCTGCTGTGCATTGCGCTTCTATCGTCCTACTCCATCCACCTCCTGCTGACCTGTGCTGGTATTGCAG GCATCCGAGCCTATGAGCAGCTGGGACAGAGGGCATTCGGGCCTGCGGGGAAGGTAGTGGTGGCCACAGTCATCTGTCTGCACAATGTTGGGG CCATGTCCAGTTACCTGTTCATCATCAAATCTGAGCTCCCCCTGGTTATCGGCACCTTCCTGTACATGGACCCCGAGGG GGACTGGTTCTTGAAGGGAAACCTCCTCATCATCATTGTCAGTGTGTTAATCATCCTGCCCCTGGCCCTCATGAAACACTTGG GCTACCTGGGGTACACCAGTGGTCTCTCTCTGACCTGCATGCTGTTTTTCCTTGTTTCG GTCATCTACAAGAAGTTCCAACTTGGCTGTGCTATAGGCCGCAATGAAACAGCAATGGAGAGTGAAGCTCTCGTGGGACTCCCCAGCCAAGGACTCAACAGCAGCTGTGAGGCCCAGATGTTCACAGTTGACTCACAG ATGTCCTACACAGTGCCCATTATGGCTTTTGCTTTTGTCTGCCACCCTGAGGTGCTGCCCATCTATACGGAGCTCTGCCG GCCCTCCAAGCGCAGGATGCAGGCCGTGGCCAACGTGTCCATTGGGGCCATGTTCTGCATGTatgggctcacagcaacctttgGATACCTCACCTTCTACA GCAGTGTGAAGGCGGAGATGCTGCACATGTACAGCCAGAAGGACCCGCTCATCCTCTGTGTGCGCCTGGCCGTGCTGCTCGCAGTGACCCTCACTGTGCCAGTCGTGCTGTTCCCT ATCCGCCGGGCCCTGCAGCAGCTGCTTTTCCCAGGCAAGGCCTTCAGCTGGCCACGACATGTGGCCATAGCTCTGATCCTGCTTGTTTTGGTCAATGTCCTTGTCATCTGTGTGCCAACCATCCGGGATATCTTTGGAGTTATCG ggtccacctcagcccccagcctCATCTTCATCCTCCCCAGCATCTTCTACCTCCGCATCGTACCCTCTGAGGTGGAGCCTTTCTTATCCTGGCCCAAGATCCAG GCCCTGTGCTTTGGAGTCCTGGGAGTCCTCTTCATGGCCGTCAGTCTAGGCTTTATGTTTGCCAACTGGGCCACAGGCCAGAGCCGCATGTCTGGACACTGA